A stretch of Paenibacillus mucilaginosus 3016 DNA encodes these proteins:
- a CDS encoding DUF975 family protein: protein MEGIASITELKTRALEQLRGNWFKAAVVTLIVVGLSLLVSEIPKVGSLISLLISGPISWGSAYFFLRLRRGEGASIEDILQGFVRFVPALVLYLLTTLFVLLWMLLLIVPGIVAALSYSMAYYIRIDEPELSAMEALRRSKEMMKGHRWRFFVLGLSFIGWILLAVVTAGIGFLWVGPYMSVTSANFYTNLKASQIHG, encoded by the coding sequence GTGGAAGGAATCGCTTCAATCACTGAACTGAAGACGAGAGCGCTGGAACAGCTTCGGGGCAACTGGTTCAAAGCGGCGGTTGTGACGCTGATCGTCGTGGGCTTGTCGCTCCTTGTTTCCGAAATCCCCAAGGTCGGTTCCCTGATCAGCCTGCTGATCTCCGGGCCGATCTCCTGGGGATCGGCTTACTTTTTCCTGCGCCTGCGGCGCGGGGAGGGGGCGTCCATCGAGGACATCTTACAGGGATTCGTACGGTTCGTGCCAGCACTGGTACTGTATCTGCTCACCACGCTGTTCGTGCTGCTGTGGATGCTGCTGCTGATCGTACCGGGCATTGTCGCCGCGCTGAGCTATTCGATGGCTTACTACATCCGGATTGACGAACCGGAGCTTTCGGCAATGGAAGCGCTTCGCCGGAGCAAGGAGATGATGAAGGGCCACAGATGGCGCTTTTTTGTCCTGGGCTTGAGCTTCATTGGCTGGATTCTGCTGGCCGTGGTTACCGCCGGCATCGGATTTTTGTGGGTGGGGCCTTATATGTCGGTGACCAGCGCCAATTTCTATACGAACCTGAAGGCATCGCAAATCCATGGGTAG
- a CDS encoding DUF4258 domain-containing protein, whose amino-acid sequence MRYGKIISGCIAFAMIASVALPTFANAQNSYTIQETASNAQKLSSYVSNLDYNQFNRYIFDTDNYLKQDKNLQGLYNALSVEEKAHFWNSIKTARLPVTFTPSKTIGPKFAPIVYFIAATCARIIASRIAQATVTFTAHAIQRANERQITTDQVANAITNGRKMMDQFSRARAIWDQNQNIVVVFVGNTKNISTIYKPEFNEIAQKFVNSNWRW is encoded by the coding sequence ATGAGATACGGAAAAATAATTAGTGGTTGTATTGCTTTTGCTATGATAGCTAGCGTGGCTTTGCCTACCTTTGCTAATGCACAAAACTCGTATACAATTCAAGAGACTGCAAGTAACGCTCAAAAATTGTCCTCGTATGTATCGAATTTAGATTATAATCAGTTTAACAGATATATTTTTGATACGGACAACTACTTAAAGCAAGATAAAAACCTTCAAGGTTTATATAATGCTTTAAGCGTGGAAGAAAAGGCACATTTCTGGAATTCTATTAAAACTGCTAGACTTCCGGTAACTTTTACGCCAAGTAAAACAATCGGCCCTAAATTTGCCCCAATTGTTTATTTTATTGCTGCTACATGCGCCAGGATTATTGCAAGTAGAATTGCACAGGCTACGGTTACGTTCACTGCACATGCAATTCAAAGAGCAAATGAACGTCAAATTACAACCGATCAAGTAGCAAATGCCATTACAAATGGAAGAAAAATGATGGATCAGTTTAGTAGAGCTCGGGCCATTTGGGATCAGAACCAAAATATTGTTGTTGTGTTCGTAGGTAATACGAAGAACATTTCAACTATATACAAGCCAGAATTCAATGAAATCGCACAAAAATTTGTAAATAGCAATTGGAGATGGTAA
- a CDS encoding CBO0543 family protein yields the protein MTQTQADYFRKLVAGQEVITRQGVDYWLIYSNINTWQFWTILAMLIVPLALLYKFIDRTMIYKIAFFGFATHVLFAYTDAFGIRYGLWGYPYQVLPFLPSVSLDASLIPIAIMFVFQWTLKRRKNFHLYAFLTALAFGFGFKPLLVLSGLFEKYKWVNYIIIFLIYLVLFEGAYLLTSLFEKMKTASNSKERDKKTPSWINLIYLNRRILGRKKSRIT from the coding sequence ATGACACAGACACAAGCCGATTATTTTCGTAAATTAGTTGCTGGCCAAGAGGTGATTACTCGTCAGGGCGTTGATTATTGGCTTATCTACTCAAATATTAACACCTGGCAATTTTGGACTATTCTGGCTATGTTGATTGTCCCACTTGCTTTATTATACAAATTTATTGATCGTACGATGATTTATAAAATTGCTTTTTTTGGATTCGCTACTCATGTACTATTTGCCTACACGGATGCATTTGGCATCCGATATGGGTTATGGGGATATCCGTATCAAGTTCTTCCCTTTCTTCCCAGTGTCTCTCTGGACGCATCTTTAATTCCTATTGCAATTATGTTCGTATTTCAATGGACACTTAAGCGAAGGAAGAATTTTCACCTATATGCCTTTCTGACAGCACTGGCGTTTGGTTTTGGCTTCAAACCATTATTAGTATTAAGTGGTTTATTCGAAAAATACAAATGGGTAAATTACATTATTATCTTCCTCATTTATCTAGTTCTTTTTGAGGGAGCATACCTACTAACCTCCTTGTTTGAAAAAATGAAAACCGCCTCAAACAGCAAAGAACGTGACAAAAAAACTCCCAGCTGGATTAACTTGATTTATCTCAATCGGAGAATACTTGGAAGGAAGAAAAGCAGAATAACTTAA
- a CDS encoding CBO0543 family protein, giving the protein MDRFHSTVLYMISANVLYFVFTTNYLLWAFVPDVPLYPILNELLYTLIVFPCSVVLFLKGCPEEKGLPVWHYLKWVAFFAVPEALYAYTGHIAYGHGWSWGWSAAFDLMMFPMLWLHSRRPVLAYVLSVGITTLLLLLFRVPLAGLMEFDGATSGGPDWFTLTSPLSAWFYEG; this is encoded by the coding sequence TTGGACCGGTTTCATTCCACGGTGCTTTATATGATCAGTGCGAATGTGCTGTATTTTGTATTTACGACGAATTATCTGCTCTGGGCTTTCGTCCCTGACGTGCCGCTGTATCCCATCCTGAATGAGCTGCTCTACACCTTGATCGTGTTTCCCTGCTCGGTTGTTCTCTTTTTGAAGGGGTGCCCGGAGGAGAAAGGACTGCCGGTTTGGCACTACCTCAAATGGGTCGCTTTTTTCGCCGTTCCGGAAGCACTCTACGCCTACACGGGGCACATTGCTTATGGGCACGGCTGGAGCTGGGGGTGGTCCGCCGCTTTCGATCTCATGATGTTTCCGATGCTCTGGCTGCATTCCCGGCGGCCGGTGCTGGCCTATGTCCTGTCGGTCGGCATCACGACGCTGCTGCTGCTCCTCTTCCGTGTGCCGCTCGCCGGTCTGATGGAATTCGACGGCGCCACATCGGGCGGCCCCGATTGGTTTACATTGACAAGTCCCCTCTCCGCATGGTTCTATGAAGGTTGA
- a CDS encoding DUF3231 family protein, with protein sequence MNSLKLTSAEVGTLWGEFVNGTAVHVINKYMYSIIEDMKIKTIFDEAIKTFEKQKNEISNFLEKEGFPVPIGFNDHDLNEGSKRLFSDTFCLQYLHVMTLHGLLGHVTSLSASVRKDLRQFYNICDDDGKKMYDKTIDLLLEKGLFQRDPYFFPEESPEYVQKKRFLDGFFGERRPLAATEIISLSFNIKKKILEKTLSIAFSQVTRSESVRKFLTSTQETSEEQIRNLSNILRDDNLPVPSSWETEITSSTDSPFSDKLMLYHMGFLVQTSQAYHGAGLASAMRADLIVQYEKIIIKNLAVTKDWFDLMTENQWLEQPPLAPKRKELANSR encoded by the coding sequence ATGAATAGTTTAAAATTAACCTCAGCTGAAGTTGGCACATTGTGGGGGGAGTTTGTTAACGGAACGGCTGTTCATGTTATAAACAAATACATGTACAGCATCATAGAGGATATGAAAATAAAAACAATCTTTGACGAAGCGATAAAGACATTCGAAAAACAAAAAAACGAAATATCAAATTTTCTTGAAAAGGAAGGCTTTCCCGTACCAATTGGTTTCAACGATCACGACCTTAATGAAGGGTCTAAAAGATTATTTTCAGACACCTTCTGCTTGCAGTACTTGCATGTCATGACTCTCCATGGTTTGTTGGGGCATGTAACTTCACTATCTGCTTCTGTCAGGAAGGATTTGCGCCAATTTTATAATATATGTGACGATGATGGAAAGAAAATGTATGATAAAACCATTGATCTACTACTTGAAAAAGGACTTTTTCAAAGAGACCCTTATTTTTTTCCAGAAGAAAGTCCTGAGTATGTTCAGAAAAAAAGATTTCTAGACGGATTCTTTGGAGAAAGACGTCCATTAGCCGCTACTGAGATTATCAGCCTTTCATTTAATATTAAAAAGAAAATTCTCGAGAAGACTCTTTCTATTGCGTTTAGCCAAGTTACCCGATCAGAAAGTGTGAGGAAATTTTTAACATCAACACAAGAAACCTCTGAGGAACAGATTCGGAATTTAAGCAACATCTTACGGGACGATAACTTGCCTGTACCAAGTTCTTGGGAAACTGAAATTACTAGCTCAACAGATTCCCCTTTCTCAGATAAACTAATGCTGTACCACATGGGGTTTTTGGTACAAACGTCACAAGCTTATCATGGAGCAGGACTTGCGTCAGCAATGCGAGCAGACCTTATAGTTCAGTATGAAAAGATTATAATAAAAAACCTGGCAGTTACAAAAGATTGGTTTGACTTAATGACGGAGAACCAATGGTTAGAACAACCTCCACTAGCACCAAAACGAAAAGAACTCGCGAATAGCAGGTAA
- a CDS encoding CBO0543 family protein has protein sequence MMILRFESLIERRKTNFFEFGYYIVITVFLGAEQFLMMALGITVIILIAIIVAMPKKLSLIEYYCTSLFAFLLNATSDFSLNLQFKLYGYFQPGVDIGGYVIVYIIGPCISTLFLNYFPVNRSVLIKLFYIIAWSLFSILYEIFIALPSGMIYYNGWKWWYSGLLYPVLFLILVADWKLVRNMLKHHLRSKKGLLSDSSSGE, from the coding sequence ATGATGATACTCCGCTTTGAATCCCTCATTGAGCGAAGAAAAACAAATTTTTTTGAATTTGGGTATTATATAGTAATCACGGTTTTTTTAGGAGCTGAACAATTTCTTATGATGGCTTTAGGTATTACTGTAATAATCTTAATTGCAATTATTGTTGCTATGCCAAAAAAATTATCTCTGATTGAATACTACTGTACTTCTTTATTTGCCTTTTTGCTGAATGCAACTAGCGATTTCTCGCTCAATTTACAGTTTAAATTATATGGCTATTTTCAGCCGGGTGTTGACATTGGCGGGTATGTAATCGTTTATATAATTGGCCCCTGTATCAGCACTCTTTTTTTAAACTATTTTCCGGTTAATAGGAGTGTATTAATAAAATTATTTTACATCATAGCTTGGTCTCTGTTTTCAATTCTCTATGAGATATTTATAGCTCTCCCGAGTGGTATGATTTATTATAACGGTTGGAAATGGTGGTATTCTGGGCTGCTATATCCTGTTCTTTTCTTAATATTAGTGGCTGACTGGAAGTTAGTAAGGAATATGCTAAAACATCATCTCCGCTCAAAAAAAGGGCTGCTCTCGGACTCATCATCTGGAGAGTAA
- a CDS encoding collagen-like protein → MSVNFTNLITNPSFEKGLSPWAAINGTVGSSPAAARAVVVVSKIARAGSLGAAVDDVFIIRGIASGLAGPTGAAGPTGAAGATGPTGPAGPAGTTGAAGASGPTGATGATGPTGHIGPTGPVGPTGATGAVGATGATGATGTTGDTGPTGSTGSTGATGAPGATGATGPAGATGDTGPTGPAGDIGPAGPTGATGATGPVGDTGATGPVGPTGATGAVGATGATGATGATGDTGPTGPVGLTGDTGATGATGATGPMGPAGDTGPTGPVGLTGATGATGATGATGSTGPTGDTGAVGPIGPAGATGATGPTGATGATGPAGDTGAVGPIGPTGATGATGPTGATGATGPAGDTGAVGPIGATGATGAAGATGATGTTGPTGDTGAVGPIGPAGATGPAGPTGATGATGPTGDTGPVGPIGPTGATGAVGPTGATGSTGPTGGTGAVGPIGPAGATGPTGPTGATGTTGPTGATGPIGPTGVTGATGPGTSFSFNQLTTTLPVTPGTETIVNTLTVTTLPGQLVQINAHTEVDQVSSTSGTTFSYELIQRLRRNGDLITDVHVAGGGSKQVGVAFPQDEEPVIIWADVPPPGTHVYTITIQIINAVNVGSVTAESRSLHAIVIQT, encoded by the coding sequence ATGTCGGTCAATTTTACGAATTTGATTACCAATCCAAGCTTTGAGAAGGGGCTGTCCCCTTGGGCGGCGATCAACGGTACGGTTGGCAGCTCTCCGGCGGCCGCTCGAGCGGTAGTGGTGGTCAGCAAGATCGCCCGGGCGGGCAGTCTGGGCGCCGCGGTGGACGATGTGTTCATCATCCGCGGGATCGCCAGCGGACTTGCCGGTCCGACCGGGGCCGCCGGACCCACAGGGGCGGCGGGGGCGACAGGTCCAACCGGGCCTGCTGGCCCCGCTGGAACTACGGGCGCTGCGGGAGCCTCCGGGCCCACGGGGGCCACAGGCGCCACAGGTCCGACCGGCCATATCGGCCCTACGGGGCCAGTAGGCCCCACAGGAGCTACCGGTGCAGTCGGAGCGACCGGAGCGACAGGGGCCACCGGCACAACCGGGGATACCGGTCCGACGGGATCAACCGGCTCCACGGGGGCGACCGGAGCTCCTGGAGCCACAGGAGCGACAGGGCCTGCAGGGGCCACCGGAGATACCGGTCCAACCGGGCCCGCAGGGGACATCGGTCCTGCCGGACCCACCGGGGCCACGGGGGCCACGGGACCCGTCGGGGATACCGGAGCGACCGGGCCGGTTGGACCCACGGGGGCTACGGGGGCAGTCGGAGCCACAGGCGCGACCGGTGCTACGGGAGCCACGGGCGATACCGGACCGACCGGACCGGTTGGACTCACCGGGGACACCGGAGCGACCGGAGCCACAGGCGCGACCGGGCCGATGGGCCCCGCGGGGGATACGGGGCCTACAGGGCCGGTTGGACTCACCGGAGCCACCGGAGCGACCGGTGCAACAGGGGCCACCGGCAGCACCGGGCCCACAGGCGATACCGGCGCGGTTGGCCCTATCGGACCGGCCGGGGCGACCGGTGCGACCGGGCCGACGGGGGCCACCGGGGCCACGGGGCCGGCGGGCGATACCGGCGCCGTTGGGCCCATCGGGCCCACAGGGGCCACGGGAGCGACTGGGCCGACGGGGGCCACCGGGGCCACGGGGCCGGCAGGCGATACCGGCGCCGTCGGGCCGATCGGGGCCACCGGAGCCACGGGCGCTGCAGGCGCTACGGGTGCTACCGGGACCACGGGGCCCACGGGAGACACCGGCGCCGTCGGGCCGATCGGACCGGCGGGGGCGACCGGCCCGGCGGGACCCACAGGCGCTACCGGGGCGACGGGTCCCACGGGCGATACCGGGCCTGTAGGACCGATCGGACCCACAGGAGCCACCGGCGCAGTCGGCCCGACGGGAGCCACCGGGTCGACGGGGCCTACAGGCGGCACCGGGGCTGTAGGTCCCATCGGGCCGGCCGGGGCGACGGGTCCCACGGGGCCGACAGGCGCTACAGGTACGACTGGGCCTACGGGAGCCACCGGGCCCATCGGACCCACCGGTGTAACCGGAGCGACAGGTCCGGGCACCTCCTTCTCTTTTAATCAGCTCACGACCACCTTACCGGTTACCCCAGGCACCGAAACGATAGTGAACACCTTAACCGTCACCACACTCCCGGGTCAGCTTGTACAGATCAACGCGCACACCGAGGTGGATCAGGTTTCCTCCACCTCAGGCACCACGTTCTCCTACGAGCTGATCCAGCGCTTAAGGCGAAACGGGGACTTGATTACCGATGTCCATGTCGCCGGAGGAGGCTCCAAGCAGGTCGGCGTCGCCTTTCCCCAAGATGAGGAGCCTGTGATCATCTGGGCGGATGTTCCTCCCCCGGGCACCCATGTCTATACCATCACCATTCAGATTATCAATGCCGTCAACGTAGGAAGCGTCACCGCCGAGAGCCGCTCGCTTCATGCGATCGTCATCCAAACCTAG